Genomic DNA from Terriglobales bacterium:
GCCAGAAGCCAGGTAGGCATAAGAGTTCCTCCAACCGATTAAGACTTAGGAATGATTCCATGCACCAGCCGGTAGGGTCCCCGAAGCCGAGCGAGAACCTACGAACCCTGGGGCCTACCGCAGGCAAGAGCCTGCCAAGCGATTGCACCCCCGGAAACGCGCTTCCACGACAAGTTGAGGATTGAGGTTTGGCCGCGCCCGGTCAGTTCCCCGCGCTTTGTCGCGCAGGGAAGGAAGGAGATTTATAACATGCCGGAAAAAGAGGGTCAAACCGCCGGGCGCCTATTCGTAGCGCAGGGCTTCGATGGGATTCAGCCGGGCCGCCTTCAGTGCCGGCCAGAAGCCGGAGAAGACCCCCACCACGGTCAGGATCAGGAAGGAGATCCCCATCACCATGCCTGAGGTGCGCAGGAAGATATCGCCTTCGTGGTTCTGGGTCTTGAAGAGGTCGGCGTAGAGGGGCATGGGCGGGATGGCCTGGGCCAGGGCCAGGGCCACCAGGATGCCCACCAGGCCCCCGGCGAAGGTCAGCACCAGGGCCTCGATCAGGAACTGCACCAGGATGTGGCGGGGGCGGGCGCCCAGGGCCTTGCGCAACCCGATCTCGCGGGTGCGCTCGGTCACCGAGACCAGCATGATGTTCATCACGCCCACGCCGCCCACCCCCAGGGTGAGCGCCCCGATCAAGCCCAGGATGGCGTCGAGGGCGAGGTTGAACTGGGCGATGTCCTTGCCGTCGTCGATGGTGTCCCACTCCGGGGTGGCCTTGTCGTCGCGGGGATCGAAGTCATGGCGGCGGGCCAGCACGGTGCGTACCGCCAGCAGCGCCTGCTTGTTGAGCTCCGGGCGGATGGGCTGGAAGACGATCATCTCCGGGTCCCGCCGGTTCATCAGGTCGCGCAGGGTGTAGAAGGGCAGGAAGGCGTTGGTGTTGTCGGGGCCGTTGTTGGAGGAGTCCTGCACCTTCTTGCGCAGCAGCCCGATGACCTGGAACTCCTGCCCGTTCACGTTGACGTTCAGCCCCACCGGAGAACGGTTGCCGAAGACCTTCTTGGCGGCGTCGGGACCGAAGATGACCACGCGGCGGTGCTGCAGGAAGTCATCGTCGTTGAAGAAGCGGCCCTCGGCGATCTCCAGGCGGCGCATGCCGGCATAGGGCTGCTCGATGAACTTGCTGGAGACGGAGAGCACGCGAGTGCCGTACT
This window encodes:
- a CDS encoding ABC transporter permease, coding for MMLRELIVQGWLALMRNRLRSLLTMLGIVWGLASVVLLLAYGEGVSRSVLNAFLGIGNNVIMVWQGQTSMQAGGQRAGRPIRFEFDDLQAIRDEVPIVKAVSGEWDDDLGYKYGTRVLSVSSKFIEQPYAGMRRLEIAEGRFFNDDDFLQHRRVVIFGPDAAKKVFGNRSPVGLNVNVNGQEFQVIGLLRKKVQDSSNNGPDNTNAFLPFYTLRDLMNRRDPEMIVFQPIRPELNKQALLAVRTVLARRHDFDPRDDKATPEWDTIDDGKDIAQFNLALDAILGLIGALTLGVGGVGVMNIMLVSVTERTREIGLRKALGARPRHILVQFLIEALVLTFAGGLVGILVALALAQAIPPMPLYADLFKTQNHEGDIFLRTSGMVMGISFLILTVVGVFSGFWPALKAARLNPIEALRYE